From a region of the Castanea sativa cultivar Marrone di Chiusa Pesio chromosome 10, ASM4071231v1 genome:
- the LOC142613400 gene encoding putative GTP diphosphokinase RSH1, chloroplastic has protein sequence MASASSMSVSVECVNLCKFSKWDGSGRYDCSFLSCAWKAPRVLTGFLASTAHPPQCSLLSHCRNGRRSRNNSRCEVCDTRGCYSNEALEFALLQKLTKPSMLHAACKRWRMCCSSSHSSDAFTEFSPERLWEDLKPSISYLSPKELELVHKALKLAFEAHDGQKRRSGEPFIIHPVEVARILGELELDWESVAAGLLHDTVEDTNVVTFERIEEEFGTTVRRIVEGETKVSKLGKLKYKNESDSVQDVKADDLHQMFLAMTEEVRVIIVKLADRLHNMRTLSHMPPRKQSSIAVETLQVFAPLAKLLGMYQIKSELENLSFMYTNAEDYAKVKRRVADLYKDHEKELVEANKILMEKIEDDQFLNLMTVKTEVHSVCKEPYSIYRAVLKSKGSINEINQIAQLRIVIKPKSCVGVGPLCSPQQICYHVLGLVHGVWTPIPRAVKDYIATPKPNGYQSLHTTVIPFLYESMFRIEVQIRTEEMNLIAERGIAAHYSGRVFVNGLVGRAMPNGRSSRGKTVSLSNANIALRIGWLNAIREWQEEFVGNMSSREFVDTITRDLLGSRVFVFTPRGEIKNLPKGATVIDYAYMIHTDIGNKMVAAKVNGNLVSPMHVLANAEVVEIITYDALSSKSAFQRHKQWLQHAKTRSARHKIMKFLREQAALSAAEITADTVIDFIADSEEESETEELPDPSKASKPMWEKILMNVVGVSSAEGKNGSIWVPKVNGKHSKHVQRASLKVIGELVSEGNGVAKIIQANIPMYKEVLPGLKSWQASKIASWHSHEGHSIQWFCVVCIDRRGMLAEVTTVLSVAGITICSCVAEIDGGRGIAVMLFHIEGNLECLVNACSSIDLILGVLGWSTGCSWPSSIESSQFLEC, from the exons ATGGCCTCTGCTTCTTCCATGTCAG TTTCAGTAGAATGCGTAAACTTGTGTAAGTTTTCAAAGTGGGATGGGAGTGGAAGATATGATTGTAGCTTTCTATCGTGTGCGTGGAAAGCGCCGAGGGTCTTGACCGGGTTCCTTGCAAGTACAGCTCATCCACCTCAGTGTTCCTTGTTGTCTCACTGTCGAAATGGGAGAAGAAGCCGGAATAATTCT AGATGTGAAGTCTGTGATACTAGAGGTTGTTATTCTAATGAAGCTTTGGAATTTGCTCTTCTTCAAAAACTCACAAAACCAAGCATGCTTCATGCTGCTTGTAAAAGGTGGCGCATGTGTTGTTCTTCATCCCACTCTTCAGATGCGTTCACTGAGTTTTCTCCAGAAAGGTTGTGGGAG GATCTTAAACCTAGTATTTCATACCTTTCACCTAAAGAACTAGAATTGGTCCATAAGGCTCTCAAG CTGGCTTTTGAGGCTCATGATGGCCAAAAAAGACGCAGTGGAGAGCCCTTCATCATTCATCCCGTTGAAGTTGCTCGCATACTAGGAGAACTT GAATTGGATTGGGAGTCTGTTGCTGCTGGATTACTGCATGACACAGTTGAGGATACAAATGTTGTTACTTTTGAAAGGATAGAGGAGGAATTTGGTACTACCGTGCGTCGCATTGTAGAAGGAGAGACTAAG GTATCTAAATTGGGAAAACTGAAGTACAAGAATGAAAGTGATTCCGTACAAGATGTAAAAGCTGATGACCTGCATCAGATGTTTCTTGCTATGACAGAGGAG GTCCGTGTCATCATTGTCAAACTAGCTGACAGATTACATAACATGCGAACTCTTTCTCACATGCCCCCACGTAAGCAG TCCAGCATAGCAGTGGAAACTTTGCAGGTCTTTGCTCCTCTAGCGAAGTTGCTTGGGATGTACCAAATCAAG TCCGAACTTGAAAATCTATCCTTCATGTACACAAATGCTGAAGATTATGCTAAAGTTAAGAGAAGAGTTGCAGACCTCTATAAAGATCACGAGAAAGAACTTGTGGAG GCCAACAAAATTTTGATGGAGAAGATTGAGGATGATCAGTTCTTAAACCTGATGACTGTGAAAACTGAAGTTCACTCTGTGTGTAAGGAGCCATACAG TATCTATAGAGCTGTCCTCAAATCTAAAGGCTCTATCAATGAGATTAATCAAATTGCACAG CTTCGTATTGTCATAAAACCAAAGTCATGTGTTGGAGTTGGGCCTTTATGCAGTCCACAGCAG ATTTGCTACCATGTTCTTGGGTTGGTCCATGGAGTCTGGACCCCTATTCCTCGAGCT GTCAAAGACTATATAGCAACCCCAAAACCTAATGGCTATCAAAGTCTCCACACAACAGTGATTCCTTTTCTGTATGAGAGCATGTTTAGGATAGAAGTTCAG ATAAGAACAGAAGAGATGAACCTTATAGCTGAAAGAggcattgctgctcattatagTGGGAGAGTATTTGTTAATGGTTTAGTTGGACGTGCGATGCCTAATGGTAGAAGCTCTAGAGGAAAGACTGTCTCTCTTTCCAATGCAAACATTGCTCTCAGG ATTGGCTGGCTCAATGCAATCAGAGAATGGCAAGAGGAGTTTGTGGGCAACATGAGCTCTAGGGAATTTGTTGACACTATCACTAGAGATCTGTTAGGTAGCCGTGTCTTTGTGTTTACACCAAGGGGAGAG ATTAAAAACCTGCCTAAGGGTGCAACTGTTATTGACTATGCTTATATGATACACACTGATATTGGCAACAAGATGGTAGCTGCAAAG GTCAATGGTAATCTTGTTTCTCCTATGCATGTGCTTGCAAATGCGGAAGTTGTGGAGATAATCACATATGAT GCACTCTCAAGCAAATCAGCTTTCCAGAGGCATAAGCAATGGTTGCAGCATGCTAAGACACGTAGTGCCAGACACAAAATTATGAAA TTTTTAAGGGAGCAAGCTGCACTATCTGCTGCTGAGATAACAGCAGATACTGTAATTGATTTCATTGCTGATTCTGAAGAGGAGAGTGAAACAGAAGAGCTCCCAGATCCTTCCAAGGCAAGCAAACCAATGTGGGAGAAAATCCTTATGAATGTTGTGGGAGTGTCATCCGCAGAGGGAAAAAATGGAAGTATTTGGGTCCCCAAGGTCAATGGAAAACATAGTAAGCATGTGCAGCGTGCAAGTTTGAAGGTTATAGGGGAGTTAGTCTCCGAGGGAAATGGTGTTGCCAAGATAATACAAGCGAACATTCCAATGTACAAAGAAGTCTTGCCTGGTTTGAAAAGTTGGCAAGCCAGCAAGATTGCCTCTTGGCACAGTCATGAAGGGCACTCAATCCAATGGTTTTGTGTGGTGTGCATAGATCGAAGAG GCATGCTGGCTGAGGTCACAACAGTATTGTCAGTTGCAGGCATTACTATATGTTCTTGTGTG GCTGAGATTGATGGAGGAAGGGGAATTGCTGTCATGTTATTTCATATTGAAGGAAACCTGGAATGTTTG GTAAATGCTTGCTCAAGCATAGATCTAATTCTTGGTGTTTTGGGATGGTCTACGGGTTGCAGCTGGCCAAGCTCAATAGAAAGCAGCCAATTTCTCGAGTGCTAA
- the LOC142611822 gene encoding protein SEED AND ROOT HAIR PROTECTIVE PROTEIN-like: MHHIIMALNHFFFPAPLFLLLLLVIAFASGDGYSPSQDLETPNVEKEDLLSTIIGIQGLVYCKSGPKLIPLEGAVARITCLAVDKHGFEAAPFSFLSEACDPKGYFFATLSPSEVEDNRKLKECKAFLELSPSGTCNVPTDVNKGISGALLGSYRLLNDKKMKLYTVGPFFFTPEPKSISNGY; the protein is encoded by the exons ATGCATCACATAATAATGGCTCTAAACCATTTCTTCTTTCCAGCCCCATTGTTTCTCTTATTACTGCTGGTTATTGCATTTGCTAGTGGTGATGGGTACAGCCCAAGCCAGGACCTTGAGACACCAAATGTAGAAAAAGAAGACCTTCTCTCCACAATTATAGGCATCCAAGGGCTTGTTTATTGCAAATCCGGGCCTAAACTCATCCCACTTGAAG GAGCCGTGGCAAGGATAACATGTCTGGCAGTTGATAAGCATGGGTTCGAGGCAGCTCCTTTCTCCTTCTTGAGTGAAGCATGTGATCCAAAGGGATACTTCTTTGCAACTTTGTCTCCTTCAGAGGTCGAAGACAATAGGAAGCTTAAGGAGTGCAAGGCTTTCCTTGAGCTCTCTCCATCAGGGACTTGTAATGTCCCAACAGATGTAAACAAAGGGATTAGTGGTGCTCTCCTTGGTTCTTATCGCCTCCTCAATGACAAGAAGATGAAATTGTACACCGTGGGGCCTTTCTTTTTCACTCCAGAGCCAAAATCAATATCTAATGGTTACTAA
- the LOC142613402 gene encoding uncharacterized protein LOC142613402: protein MEGQESTSKKDERKTKISQGKRDGIGGVLVLGGALALASLIAIFTIKNRRDAKPKVYRGVSNESKRNFRCKKEDERREGLRFFSKDAPSTTRDSRHGTSETSVIHIDDPSELLVDTKSLILEEKPMTEISDEKESTLSDQQESIASREGCGVIQESSLLAPGSPILIEEKDDDEDEECAVEKGEESSKGTGDSSMESNDEVWPAELIIEEVSEELNKASSIIFQNPKETNEEEDNTAKTEEYGSSCSCDDCDIFDDSSDENETTEELVMVNKQPARSSKMRFWIFSMLLLVLLMLLLSLNHHKAISYYQLYLDSSIIRGV, encoded by the exons ATGGAGGGGCAAGAGAGCACAAGCAAGAAAGATGAGAGGAAGACCAAGATTAGCCAGGGCAAAAGAGACGGTATTGGAGGGGTGCTTGTGTTGGGAGGTGCCTTGGCTCTTGCAAGTTTGATAGCAATTTTTACAATCAAGAATAGAAGGGATGCCAAGCCAAAAGTATACAGAGGTGTGTCAAACGAATCAAAGAGGAACTTCAGAtgcaaaaaagaagatgaaagaaGAGAAGGCTTGCGCTTTTTCTCAAAAGATGCACCTTCAACCACTCGTGATTCACG TCATGGAACGTCTGAGACAAGTGTTATCCATATTGATGATCCCAGCGAGTTATTGGTCGATACTAAAAGTTTGATCCTG GAGGAGAAACCTATGACTGAAATCAGTGATGAAAAAGAGAGTACTTTGAGTGATCAGCAAGAAAGCATTGCATCACGCGAAGGTTGTGGTGTCATCCAAGAATCTTCACTGTTGGCACCGGGGAGTCCCATTTTGATTGAAGAGAAAGATGACGACGAGGACGAGGAATGTGCCGTGGAGAAAGGCGAGGAAAGCTCCAAAGGTACAGGAGACTCTTCCATGGAATCAAATGATGAAGTTTGGCCAGCAGAGTTGATAATAGAAGAAGTATCAGAAGAATTAAACAAAGCAAGTagtatcatttttcaaaatcctaAAGAGACTAATGAGGAAGAAGATAACACAGCCAAAACAGAAGAGTATGGCTCCTCTTGTAGCTGCGATGACTGTGATATCTTCGACGATAGTAGTGACGAGAATGAAACCACTGAAGAACTAGTTATGGTGAACAAGCAGCCAGCACGCTCATCAAAGATGAGATTTTGGATTTTCTCAATGTTATTGCTCGTGCTGCTGATGCTGTTACTTTCTCTCAACCATCATAAAGCCATTTCTTATTATCAACTTTACCTTGATTCTTCCATTATCCGTGGAGTTTAG
- the LOC142612314 gene encoding protein SEED AND ROOT HAIR PROTECTIVE PROTEIN-like codes for MASTRFLFATSMLILSFLVIASANDYGSAPKPDYNTPKPEYKPIPTKPNPKIPYYQTPKQEGKDEILPTIIGIQGHVLCKAGSNYFALKGAVARIACVAVDDKGYETAPFSILSNGCDANGYFFATLSPYSSLLNNKKIKAFLDYSPLDTCKVPTDVNHGISGGLLSSYRVLNEKNMKLYSVGPFFYTPETQSVPNGY; via the exons ATGGCTTCTACACGTTTCTTGTTTGCAACCTCTATGCTTATTTTGTCATTTCTAGTTATTGCCTCTGCAAACGATTATGGATCTGCTCCAAAACCAGACTATAATACACCAAAACCTGAATATAAACCTATTCCCACTAAACCAAA CCCCAAGATACCATATTATCAGACACCAAAGCAAGAAGGAAAGGATGAGATACTCCCAACAATCATTGGTATTCAAGGGCATGTTTTATGTAAAGCAGGCTCCAACTACTTCGCGCTTAAAG GAGCTGTGGCAAGAATAGCATGTGTAGCTGTTGATGATAAGGGGTACGAGACAGCTCCTTTCTCAATATTGAGTAATGGATGTGATGCAAATGGCTACTTCTTCGCAACATTGTCTCCTTATTCAAGCCTCTTGAATAATAAGAAGATTAAGGCATTCCTAGATTATTCTCCACTGGATACTTGTAAAGTTCCTACCGATGTTAATCATGGTATTAGTGGTGGTCTCCTTTCTTCTTACCGTGTCCTCAACgaaaagaatatgaaattatACTCCGTTGGGCCTTTCTTCTACACCCCAGAGACCCAGTCGGTTCCTAATGGTTACTAG